The DNA segment AACTTTCTACATTTACCCAAGAATATGATAAAAAGCTATCAGCTCTTAGTGAAGAAAACGATGACCTGAAACAAAAAGTACTAAACGTAGAGATAAAAAGTGACAATCTGGAAGCACAATCACGAAGAAATAATTTAATCGTTTATGGTCTGCAGGATGAACGAGGCGAGACATGGGTTGAAACCGAGAACAAGGTGAGCACTTTTATGAGGGACTCATTAAATATAACTACAATTTCAAATGTCGAATTGAGAGAGCTCATCGTCTCAACTCGAAATCGGCCTAACAGACCCACTATTGTGAAGTTTACTTTTTACGAGGACAAATGCTCTGTTCTTGAAGCAGTGAAAAGTAACCGTAAGCTAAAACTACGGAGTATCGAGTGTCAGAAGACTTCACCGAGCGTGTACGAGGGTTACGAACCAAGTTATTTCCCTTTTTGAAATCAGCCCGTAAGAACAATGACATATCTTTTCTCAGGTATGATAAACTGATCATAGAGGGGGATGTTTACGTCTGTGATGAAGCTGAAGGAGACATTCGTCAGGTCGGGCGACGACGTAACTGGGTACGACGAGGTTCAATAACCTCACGCACGTCTTCACCTGGGACTACACTGATCACCACCGCGGATTCAGCAACGCGTCGTACAGAGATCACAGCAAGGAAATAGGAAGCTGGCCGTGGCTCAGTTGAATCCTCTCCACGATGTGTTTATACAGAATATATTTCTCAATTCTTTGTCTGGAACATTCACGGGTTGATATCTAAACTAGAAAATGAGGACTTCATTTCCTTTTGTAAACAATACGGTATATTTTGCCTTATTGAAACTATGAGTAATGATGCTGGTGCTGTGATTGGTAATATATTTGAAGAATACAAGTGTTATACATGTGATTCTTCAAGACTGGGTGCTCTTGGCAGATATTCCGGCGGTCTAGTTGTATGTATAAAAAGGGAGTTAGAATTATATTTTGAGAGGATCTTTCACCACTGGGAAAATGGGATATTCATCAGAGTTGTCAATGCACAACTGTCTCACTCACTACTTTTATGCTCTGTTTATGTGCATCCAGAAAGCTCAGCGTTATATACATTAAAAGAAGACAATGGTATTGATTTATTACAAAATAAACTCTTGCATTTGTCATTTAAATTTGGTGAAAACTGCAGATTTATTCTGGGTGGTGACTTCGATTCAATAACTACAAACGTTCCAGACTACATTTTAGATGATAATTCAGACTATCTGCCTGTTGGTAATGAGTACATAgctgatgattttaatattgctCGTCATTCCAGCGACAGTATGTTAAACAACTATGGAAAGTGTTTactggaaatgtgtaagttattGAATGTACATATTGTGAACGGCAGAATGAAATCCGATATTCCAAGCAACTTCACGTTTGTGTCTACATCTGGTTGCGGTATTGTAGACTACTTTATAGTATCCACCTGTCTATTTCCTAACATTGTTGACATGTCCGTTGTTCCATGGACGGAATCCGATCATATGCctattgaatattcatttacgaATATAATTACTCAGAAATTGGAAACCGTTGACTCTACCACCATGCCTTTGTTAATACAACCCAGATACATTTTACCTGATGAACGGAGGATTGATTTTTTACATTCGATTATCGATTATAACACTGAGCTGATGTGGAATGATGTTATGGCTCTTCTGGATAAAAACAACATGAATCTAGCTGTtttgatattaacagacatcCTGTGTTTGTTCGGAAATAACACTGGTATCAGGCGCTCTACCACAACATTGAAACATCGACAGGTACAGCCACCATGGTTTGATGGTGACTGTCAGAAGCGTAAAACTGGAAAGTATATGTATCTCAATAAGTTTAGAAGATACACTTGTGATGGAAATTTAAGCCGATACATCCAATCAAAATAAAAATTTAAGAAATGTTGTGCATTGAAAAAGCAACAATATGACACCAAGTTATTAAATGAGATAGATGCAGCTGCTAAAAGTAACAACTGTAAACTCTTTTGGAAAACGATAAAACATACTGTTGGGACATACTGTTCCAGAAACTCTATTTCTCCTGATGTGTGGTTTAAATACTTTAATAATTTGTTAAACCCTGATGTTGTGGTGAATGAAGATGACTTTGACAAACACGTGTCTGATTGTGTTAAGAAGCATTCTTGTGAAGAATGCCCTGATGTTCATATAGCTGAGGAGCTGCTGTCAGATGAAATATCTTGTGAGGAAATCAAGCAAGCAATTCAAGATATAAAGCGAGGAAAAGCCCCTGGATCGGACGGTTTACCTGCAGAAAATTTCTTATGTTCTGCTGATCTTATCATTCCGTACCTGAAATGTTTCTTTGATAAAATAATGGACACTGGCACATTTCCAGACGCATGGAATCTGGAGATGATTATACCTCTATATAAATCAGGATCACTTTCTGACCCTTCTAACTACAGGGGCGTCTCACTTTTAAATGTATCTGGGAAAATGTTCACTAGCATAATAGAAAGAAGACTTCGGGTATGGCTAGATGTTACCAACCTTATTACTGAAGGGCACAAGCAGGACTTCGGCCAAAATACTCAACAATAGACAATATATTTACTCTTCAGTCTCTTTGCACAAAATATCTATGTAAACCAAAAGGTCGCTTTTATTGCGCATTTATTAACTGGAAGAAAGCATTTGATTTTATAGATAGACAAAAGTTACTATATCAATTACTTATTAAAGGTTTTCATGGTAAATTTTACAACATTCTCAAGCGTATGAATACGAGGGTGAAATCATGTGTTAAGACCATGTCTGGTGTCACGCCCAGTTTTTGTACCAGTAGGGTTGTTCGCCAAGGATGTATTCTCAGTCCTTTTTTATATATCTTCTTCATTAATGAATTAGCCAGCTGTATCCATACTGATTGTTAACGTGGTTTTTTTGTGTCTGCTGAAATTGAAGGTATTATGTTATTGCTTTTTGCCGAcgatattgttttgtttcattacaCAGTCGTCGGTCTTCAAAAAGAGTTAAATGTGCTGGAGTGTTTCTCGAAGAAATGGTATTTAGAAATGGTGGCATAGTAAATAGGTATGAAAGCTGGACATTATATGGCTCCCTTTTGAAAACTGTTACTTATTATAAATATCTTGGATTGATGTTTTCATCAAGATTACGTTGGTCGGCAGCATGCAAATATCTTGCCCCACAGGCTTATAAAGCAATTATGCCACTTTTAAAGTTATTCAGGCAAAATGAATCTATTTCTTTTTCATCAGCATATTCAATATTTGATTGTAAAATATCGCCGATACTCCTATATGGCTCCGACATTTGGGGAGTCAAGTATTATGAAGCTATTGAAAAAGTCCATTTAACTTATTTTAAGACGTTTCTGGGAACagggaaatttccttcaaacaaAACTGTCATAGGGGAAACAGGCCGCTAAGCATTGTTTGTTTCTAGCCAAGTAAGAGTTATCAAACACTGGTTAAAGTTACTTAAAATGGATATTTGTCGTTATCCCTATCATTGTTACCGTATATGAAAGAAGCTCGATGATAATGGAAAACAGTGTTGGGTTTCAGATGTTCGACACCTTCTTTTTCTATGTGGTTTTTCTCATGTCTGGATGTTCCAGAGTGTTGGTGATGATAACATGGTTTTGTCAATACTTAAACAAAGACCTAAAGATGCATATATTCAAACTTGGCATGAATCTATCTGTACTTCCACCTATCTCAGCCACTATAGTTCCATTAAATCAATATTTCAgactgaaatgtacatacataatttTCAGGACATATCACTTGTAAGAGCATTGTGTAAATTTAGAATATCATTGCACACTTTTAAAATTACCTCGTTCCGTCAGAGAAAATGCAATGAACTTAGAGATGCTGTTTGTACAAATTGTAATTCAGGTGATTTGGAAGGTGAGCTACATATATTATTTAAGTGTGATAAATATGCACAGTTAAGGCTGAAATACCTTCCAGAATTAAAAACTGTTACCTGTTGTAAGCAGTCAATAGCAAATATCTTAAGCTCACAAAAATATGCGTAGAGTGCGTTCtcttgctttgtatttaaaacatgtatttaaaatCCACGAAAGTTGTTCAAAAGTATAGTAACACGTGACTGTTTATGCGACAATCAACCTCAGTTGTACTATAAGCCATGTGGCCAGTActactgaataaaatgtctgtctgccttAATTGTATTAAGTATTGGATACGTTAATGAAGATTGAAACGCCAAAGATATGCTTTCAAATGTTTATATATGTTGTCCATTTTGGGGAGGAAAAAGCAAAGTTGATTATTAAATCTAGCTACTAAACTTCTTCAACATGTATTTGAATGTGtaaaacaaaagaaagtaaCATTGTACAGTCGTATGTTATATCGTTTGTACTTTGGTCATATTGCCTTTCCACAAATCAGTATCTTAAATATGTAGTCTTGAATATTCGCTCATGGGTTATTTTCAGCTATGAACATTGGCATGAAACGTGTTCACAGCTCATCTTTATCCAGACCAGACTATAACTGAAAATTACATCCTTAAGACAAGAACCAGGGAGCGGGCACAGTGAGGTTAAACCATTGACCTATACCCCAATGAAAATGCAGTGTGCTGTTTAGAAATAGTACACAGACTATATCAATGAGAACGTCCAGCGTTTATCGTATGATATTTTGAGCAAACTTCAAATGAAAtttgagtttatatttaacaaATTGCCCCCAATCAGCGAAGATAACTGAAATGTCTGTTACTCGTTGATTCCAAATCAGAACTAAGCCTCCTAACCTTACTCCAAAATGCTTCTTTTTCTAATTTAATTCCAGACCGTGTTAAGTTTTAAGTTCTTACATTCTGAGAAATATTAGTAGTATTTGCACACTCTGTTGCCATACAGACTCGTATTCACGGTCCTTTTTACCAGACACCATACGTTTATGGAACCATTTGCCATCCGAAATATTCCACTCCCAATCGGCAAAATCGGTCAGAACCAGATTACAGACCCAACAAGGAAATATTCTCTTCGATACAACTTTCGGATtagattttgtcaaatactTCGTGATCGCCTCATGCTAGGTTTAACACTCATTGTACATATACAAATAATCCGAATTGTGCATGTGGATATCCATTGGAGATTATCTGCAATTATCCTTGTCTTGCACTTGCTATTACTAATAAGAATCAGATATGTATTTCTACACTAACGGGTTTGGCCTAATGGTTCATACGTACGTACTgctttcaaatatattcaaattattCTAAATCCTTATGTATGCAATTACTATGCACCATTTAATATACCTTGTAGACGTTTTGCTGTCATTATGCATTTCATGTCTCAGTGGAAATATTTTTCCGTACTTCGTTTGACATTAAATATTGACTATATTGCGTTATGTCTGATGGTGCGGCACTTACATATGCGGTTGGCGTGTTGTGCGAATCCATATTTATGTTACGAATATATTTCAAGAATAAAATCTGCCCgctttgaaaattttgaaaactcactgactcatgtgCATATTCACCTACCAGCTGTTCCCTCACTCATACAGCATACTCACATACATACTGACTCACTTATTTACTCACctacccactcattcacttatcTACCCACAGCCGGACTCACCAACCTTACATCCTCCCTACAACCCATTAACCTCCAACTTTCTaaacattgcatattgtcaaaTATGGTTTTGCCTCTAGGTTATAATAAATATAATTGAGTATTGTTTTCGgtgtatttgcatattttcttcagaaatggCAAAATACGTTCTTGCAACAGATTAGGGTGCATGGGGGTCAAGGTCCCCAAGTTTTATTGGGTATATTTGTGAATTTTTATTTTCCCTTCTTCATTCAGATCAATTTAAGATGTATACGTTATTATATATTTAGTTTTAGGAGGTTTTGGTGGATTTTAGCAATTCATTTAAGCATGGGAACATCAACCTCTCATGTTGTCAGTTGTTCATACGTCATCACTGTCACTACTAAGATCAGGAGACTGTCACATTATTAGGTAGAGTTGTAAATATAGAAACATCTGTACAGTAGTAGTTCTCAATGACTCTGACATCATGTACACtatacattaaacaacaacagaaaGTATACAGTATTATACCAAACGTGAAAGGAACTTCAATGGGCTATTTGATTTGACAGCTAATATgcacaatttcatttcatacaaaGTCGAAAGTACTTGTTCTGACCCTGACAGATGCGTGATATCATTGTCTGAACCTTTGCACAAAACAACATGGCTCCCTTTCCCAACAACATATTATCAAATGCTGAATCGATAGTAAGTGTGAGCTTCAATACACGCCAAAACACGTCGACGCATGGACGACATAATGCAACGGATGACGTTAGGTGTGATCCGTTGCCATTCCCGTCGGAGACATTGTTCCAGTAGCTGAGTGTCGACAGGAGTCGCTGGTAGCCTTCTAATTTGTAGATCCATGTATATGTAGTCCCATAAGTGTTCTATCAGATTCGTGTCGGTAGAACATGCTGGTCACAGCAAAACAACGATGTTAGCCTTATCCAGAAAGCAGTTGGTCAGTGTTGCTGAATGAAGCCCTGCATTATGTTCTTGTagacaatgttgttgttggATAACTGGTAATATAACATGGTGACAATTGTACTTGTGACATAATAGCACCAAGTTTTAATATTATGATTGTTTTTTATGAAAATGCTGTTGAGGATCCATGGACATTAGGTAAGGGACATGTGATTCTTATCGGAAAAAGATAAAAGGAAAGGCATGACTTTCACCAGCATAAATTCGATGGCTATATATGAGCTACCGTGTACAGTGAGATTTATGTCCATACTTCCAAGCATCTAATCCACCAAAAGTGGATCATTTCCTTGATCATGATGATGTGCACTGTTCTTGACTATATAGATAAACTTGCTGCAAACAGGCGTCATGTAGAATCAATTAAAAATCAAACGCAACACTGCACAACACTCGACACTTTCTGCTTTATATTTCATCAATCATTTGAACATTACTTCACGGTTAAGAAACGCTATCAAATGGGACATTAATTAGCTATAATATGTTCAACTTCAGCATGGCCATGTTTTCGTGTCACTTCCAAAACGCTTTACAATTTACAAGTACCTAAGTACAAGCACTTGTCGAGTTTTGAAAATAGCATTGGCAAACACTCTTCGATACTTGTCAAATTGTTGCCAAAGCGGTATCCACTAAATTAATTATTCAGTGATCAGTTTAAAGCAGTGATGACATTTTATCTTATGTCACACATAAATATCGTTTTCCGATTGGCTGAGCGgtcttttgttatttttaatgtAGCCCGCTGACAAGCGTTGTACATTGCTATACACCCGCTGCCactagcaactcattcggtactttgtAGTAGCTACTTTTTTAACAAAACGTTCAACTGTTGTCCCTCTGAAAATTAAGAATGGGAATTATatcgcggcgactttactaaggTAATATCTACGGGGAAAAGAACCAGCAagattgaggtgttcggtaagataaactAACATGGacggtacctcaacccatgctctcctcgtgaccagtgaacaactgatAATGTGTTCTTGAAAGGGTGAGCGTATCCTGGCCACTTGTGGCAAACATCACGAGCACATGCAAAGACAAGTCAAAtgtgccccccccccccaaaaaaaaaaaaaaaaaaaaaaaaaaaaaaaaagggatCATACCTGTGAACTACATAGCAGAAAGAATATTTCCCCCGATACGTTAACTCTGGCAACAGACATTACGTACTACGCATTCTTGTAGTTCATTGCTGAACTTTGTGGTGTCCTTCACCCTGTACGGCGCCGTTCACCCAGTGGGTAAATCATCCTCTCGTCATGCTGTAgccccgggttctattccccacattggtacaatatgtgaaccccagttttggtgtcccccggcgtgatattgtttgaatataccAATAAGATACATACTCACCCTGTACTAACAGCATGCTAAAGCTTTATGATACCTTTCATTGGGAAATAATTCATGATTCTCCAGATTGTCCTGACGGTAGCACCCCTTACAGAGACGCTTACAGGTACAGACCCGTGCAAAAGGTATTCGGACACTAGTAATTTCCATGGACTTACATGTTAtatcagtgtagcataaataatttccatgaagtgagtttaggatgGATCTTCGTAAACTTTGACTGGCAAAATGGAAATTATCTCTGCTCTGCTCATACAATTTCAGTTCACTTTTTCGACTACTATTTCACTAAtgatatcacatttatcaacttacgtaTGGTTCCATCATGCACGCCATGTTAGAGGATGTCAGGGTATTGGCCACATGTCGCCATTCGATAAATACGCAACAGAAATTATGCGATtgtaggtaagatgattccccacaaatgttcaaaattTGACGTTTGTCTTACGAAAATTGAATTCAGGAAACTTACTTATGCTACACAAAATTAACACGTAAGTCTATGGATATACTTGTTGCATGGGTCTGTAGATGCATTCTGATGTTCGTATGAAACAGATTTCTTATgctataaagaaaaaaacccacaaaatacACTGAATTTGCATAAAATGTTTATTAGTGGGCCACAATGGCCGCCCACGAACTCCCGTTATTCTGAACTCGTCAATGCACAGCGTATTGCTCAGCCTGACTTATGGCCTTTGTTGTATATCTACGACATGTCATTCCATCTTCATCTGAGTCCTGACTGCTTGAGATGGTACTTACaaagatattttcatttgaacttattgatatgtatttttgtatttccAGCTAACAATGAGTGACGGATATTCTCCAGATGCCACGGAAGAACAGAAGGCTGTGGCACAAGATCTCTTGGATAAGATTGTggacaaaaatgaaaaagataCCGTTATATACTCCCGCTACTCGGAAACAAGCGACCGGTATGATATGGTAGGTTGCCGCTGCGACAGTTGCGTGGTAGCACGTTCATGCCCAAGACACACATCCACATATTACGCAcgcgacacgacacgacacgagaCACGACACGACATCGCAGCGCagcgcaccgcaccgcaccgcacaaaaaccaaaaccaaaaaccaAACCATATAGACTCATCCAAACATTGGTTTAGACTGAGTTTTGGTCATCATTTCCTAAAAAGTTTTAAATCTTAATTTGCATCCTCTAACGGAAGTGTATGTTGCTTGTTTCATCAGGTATCAAATCAGGTGATTATTGGCATTGGATAAACGACCTCCATATATTGCACCAGTGTTGCAAAtgctcacacagacacacacgcacacacacacatgttaatACGTATGTACCGTTAGATTAGCACGATTATAAGAAACGGTATTTCTGGCAAAATAGCAAATTTCATTCTTATTACTGGAAGAGTATACAGCTTAACATATATATAGAAGGTTGCTATTCGCTTCAAAATTGCAATAAACATTGCTCCAGTTTTCTTATGCCATGTGCTTTTGTAATTACATAGAACAAGGTTATTGTGCACAGGTTATGGTCGTCTGCAACTACAATGGTCCTAAAGAGACGGCTGCCGTTGTTGCGGAATATTTCCCAAGGGACAGAGAAAACGTGCGTTTTTTGGATGTCGCGGCTGGCACTGGTCTCTGTGCTGTGGAGGTATATAAGATGCAATGGTCCCTGTAAACTGTCACACCCATTTTTAGGATGCACTAAAGCAGTGTAAAGAAGGTATGGAATACCATTTACTGGTAAAAAGACATCCTATTCCTTTCATATTGTACCAAGAGAAACTAGGTCACAAAATTTGATGAAAATCTAAGACCCTGTGTATAGATGATTTAATAATATGCTAAACACTACTGTATCTCTAATTTCTAATTTTCTAGAATAATACCAAAGAATATATGTCCACTAGCTCCGTAAatatgggttcctgaagatggACGCCTTGGATGCCAGTCCGGGGATGCTGGAGGAAGCTAAAGCTAAAGGACTGTATGACCAGTACATTATTGACATTTTAGGAGAAAATACGCTTGACATTTCAACAGGTGGGTAAATCTCATAAATACAGAAACGGTTTTGTGTTATTCATTAAAACAGAGCACATACCAATATGACGACCAAGTGGATCAGGTGTTAACTTGTTACGCCGAACGAACGGGTTCGATTGCCTACAtgttcacaatgtgtgaaacccatttctggtgtccccaccgtcATATGGGATCATGATAAGGAGTGCCAGAGTTTGGCAATTATTCAATATCGACAACGA comes from the Haliotis asinina isolate JCU_RB_2024 chromosome 12, JCU_Hal_asi_v2, whole genome shotgun sequence genome and includes:
- the LOC137258697 gene encoding methyltransferase-like protein 27; translation: MSDGYSPDATEEQKAVAQDLLDKIVDKNEKDTVIYSRYSETSDRYDMVMVVCNYNGPKETAAVVAEYFPRDRENVRFLDVAAGTGLCAVELRKYGFLKMDALDASPGMLEEAKAKGLYDQYIIDILGENTLDISTDTYDAVVMCGFSTEILQRLPMTAFEELIRIVKPGGYFINTGRKTMYTHDDGKAEQLKKQLKTLEANGKWKRVQMKHFKNYLKGADGAVSVHVICKRYIA